The Paenibacillus tianjinensis genome has a window encoding:
- a CDS encoding SMI1/KNR4 family protein produces the protein MAEPFEKTLIQLVECELSPEEWQAWWEDNEAQLEQHLSRGIFLKLKPIKHGFRWVPVLTSQKGAIEYLSDRNIPFRSSDLYQQHYETELAAFCLAQKEQDKTQLEQLRKKMPELFRNYPKFAASLKNVYSSSDVIDGGAAVYKIEQVEASLGCQLPGDVKMHFEITENISIEGIHLELEALRRINIQEKPYIVLGEFWKEADGDLLLIKPEPAEICTVYYYAHGINSVKKLCSGIKPLIENKFSYYNRQ, from the coding sequence ATGGCAGAACCCTTTGAAAAGACTCTCATCCAATTAGTTGAGTGCGAGCTGTCTCCGGAAGAATGGCAGGCCTGGTGGGAGGACAACGAGGCTCAATTGGAGCAGCACTTATCCCGGGGCATTTTTCTCAAACTTAAGCCTATCAAGCATGGTTTTCGATGGGTACCCGTCCTTACCAGCCAAAAGGGAGCCATCGAATATCTTTCGGACAGAAACATTCCATTTAGAAGTTCAGATCTGTACCAGCAACACTATGAAACCGAACTTGCCGCCTTCTGCCTAGCTCAAAAGGAGCAGGATAAAACTCAGCTTGAACAGCTCCGGAAAAAGATGCCGGAACTCTTCCGGAACTATCCGAAGTTTGCGGCTTCACTTAAAAATGTTTACAGCAGTTCGGATGTTATTGATGGCGGAGCAGCTGTATATAAAATTGAACAAGTGGAAGCATCCCTCGGTTGTCAACTGCCGGGCGATGTAAAAATGCATTTTGAAATCACTGAGAATATTTCCATTGAAGGCATACATTTAGAATTGGAAGCACTGCGAAGAATAAATATTCAAGAGAAGCCCTATATCGTTCTGGGTGAATTTTGGAAAGAAGCAGACGGGGATTTATTGCTCATCAAGCCTGAACCAGCAGAGATCTGTACGGTCTACTATTACGCTCACGGGATTAACTCGGTAAAAAAGCTCTGCTCCGGGATCAAGCCGTTAATTGAAAACAAGTTTTCTTATTATAACCGTCAATAA
- a CDS encoding thiamine pyrophosphate-binding protein: protein MNGAQLLIEMLIGKNIEILFGYPGGAVLPLYDALYDCDRIQHVLVRHEQAAVHAADGYARATGRPGVALVTSGPGATNAVTGIATAFMDSVPLIVLTGQVSTDLIGLDSFQEVDIYGMTMPVTKHNYIVRDIADLPKNVMNAEFTAENQTAMQSSPPFIRGYQPDHAIDPADIQVAAERLSLAQRPLILIGGGCMTDGTPALLKEFSGRFNLPVASTLMGLGALPSGHHLHLGMVGMHGTVAANRALQNADVVLCLGVRFSDRVTGNRKAFSPGSYKIQVDLDTSELNKNIPIDLAITGSCAELLAGLLENVHTAADHSAWEQQIGTWTRRSAKSRRELEVKLTPQEVIRCLQKATAGDAIIATDVGQHQIWTATHYEFSEARSFLTSGGLGTMGYGLPAAIGAAVAFPDRHIICITGDGSFQMNMQEIMTAVDHGLNVKVAIFKNGYLGMVRQWQQLFLGRRYSSVRISSPDFVALAKSFGAHGFRAHTLAEAEQIIGLALHTDGLVVMEFDITEEKNVYPIVPPGASNQDMIVE, encoded by the coding sequence ATGAACGGAGCACAGCTGCTGATAGAGATGCTGATCGGGAAGAATATTGAAATCCTATTCGGATACCCCGGCGGTGCCGTATTGCCTTTGTATGATGCCTTGTATGATTGTGACAGGATCCAGCATGTGCTGGTCAGGCATGAGCAGGCTGCGGTTCATGCTGCAGACGGATACGCAAGAGCAACCGGACGGCCGGGTGTGGCACTGGTCACCAGCGGTCCCGGAGCAACCAACGCTGTCACAGGAATCGCTACAGCATTTATGGATTCTGTTCCGCTAATCGTTCTTACTGGACAGGTATCCACCGACCTTATTGGCCTGGACAGCTTTCAGGAAGTAGATATTTACGGGATGACCATGCCGGTTACCAAGCACAATTATATTGTCAGGGACATAGCCGATCTGCCGAAGAATGTGATGAATGCGGAGTTCACAGCGGAGAACCAGACTGCTATGCAGAGTTCGCCGCCATTCATCCGGGGATACCAGCCCGATCATGCCATTGATCCGGCGGATATTCAGGTGGCGGCAGAGCGGCTGAGCTTGGCGCAGCGGCCGCTTATTCTGATTGGCGGAGGCTGTATGACAGATGGTACACCAGCGCTATTAAAAGAGTTCTCCGGGCGCTTTAACCTTCCCGTTGCCAGTACACTCATGGGGCTGGGGGCGCTCCCGTCCGGACATCATCTTCATCTAGGCATGGTGGGAATGCATGGAACAGTGGCTGCCAACCGTGCGCTGCAGAATGCTGATGTTGTGCTCTGTCTCGGCGTCCGTTTCAGTGACCGTGTGACCGGCAACCGCAAAGCATTCTCTCCGGGATCTTATAAAATCCAGGTGGATCTGGATACATCGGAACTGAACAAGAACATCCCCATAGACTTAGCGATCACAGGCTCATGCGCTGAACTGCTCGCAGGACTCCTGGAAAACGTACATACAGCAGCGGATCACTCCGCTTGGGAACAGCAGATCGGAACCTGGACCCGCCGCTCTGCAAAATCAAGACGGGAACTGGAGGTTAAGCTGACCCCCCAGGAAGTTATCCGGTGCCTTCAAAAGGCTACAGCAGGCGATGCCATTATAGCTACGGATGTCGGCCAGCATCAGATTTGGACCGCAACGCATTATGAATTCTCGGAAGCCCGGTCCTTTCTGACCTCCGGGGGGCTTGGCACCATGGGATACGGTTTGCCTGCTGCGATCGGCGCTGCCGTTGCTTTTCCTGACCGCCATATCATTTGTATCACGGGTGACGGCAGCTTCCAGATGAATATGCAGGAGATCATGACGGCTGTGGATCATGGGCTCAATGTTAAGGTCGCAATATTTAAGAACGGGTATCTGGGTATGGTAAGACAGTGGCAGCAGCTGTTCCTGGGCCGGCGGTATTCCTCGGTACGGATCAGCTCGCCGGATTTTGTCGCCTTGGCCAAGTCCTTTGGCGCTCACGGGTTCCGGGCCCATACGCTTGCTGAAGCAGAGCAGATCATCGGGCTCGCGCTGCACACGGACGGCCTTGTCGTAATGGAGTTTGATATTACCGAGGAGAAAAATGTATATCCTATCGTCCCCCCGGGGGCCAGCAATCAGGATATGATCGTAGAATAG
- the moaA gene encoding GTP 3',8-cyclase MoaA has protein sequence MSTHPLQDQLLRPIHDLRISVTDRCNFRCSYCMPKEVFGDDFAFLPASQQLTFEEIQRLTGLFVSLGVSKIRLTGGEPLMRQNLPALVAGIRSICGVEDIGLTTNGVLLERYAVPLYEAGLRRLNVSLDALEPELFGRMNGRGYKPDTILQHIDHAVQAGFEVKVNMVVQRGVNESEIVPMASYFKEKNITLRFIEFMDAGNDNGWSYDKVVTKREILERLHSSFELEAQDHNYFGEVAKRYRYKGSSTEVGFITSVSESFCSSCTRARLSSDGKLFTCLFASGGSDLKAMIRSGASDQSLLAAIQNVWEQRSDRYSDERTEQTVKNRTKIGMSYIGG, from the coding sequence ATGAGTACTCATCCGCTACAAGACCAGCTGCTGCGGCCAATTCACGATTTGCGGATTTCAGTAACTGACCGGTGTAATTTCCGCTGTTCTTATTGCATGCCAAAGGAAGTGTTCGGTGATGATTTCGCCTTCCTTCCGGCAAGTCAGCAGCTTACTTTCGAAGAAATCCAGCGCCTGACGGGGCTGTTTGTCTCCCTTGGCGTAAGCAAAATCCGCCTGACCGGAGGAGAGCCGCTGATGCGGCAGAACCTTCCCGCACTTGTAGCGGGAATTCGTTCGATCTGCGGAGTGGAGGATATCGGACTGACAACGAATGGGGTATTGCTTGAAAGGTACGCTGTGCCGCTGTATGAGGCAGGACTCCGCAGGCTTAATGTCAGTCTGGACGCGCTGGAGCCTGAACTGTTCGGCAGAATGAACGGACGGGGATATAAGCCTGATACGATTTTGCAGCATATTGATCATGCCGTTCAAGCCGGTTTTGAGGTGAAAGTGAACATGGTAGTGCAGAGGGGTGTGAACGAATCGGAGATTGTGCCGATGGCCTCTTACTTCAAAGAAAAGAACATCACGCTGCGCTTCATTGAATTTATGGACGCCGGCAACGACAACGGCTGGAGCTATGATAAAGTCGTCACCAAGCGGGAAATACTGGAGCGCCTCCACAGCAGCTTTGAGCTGGAAGCGCAGGACCATAATTACTTCGGTGAGGTGGCCAAAAGGTACCGGTACAAGGGAAGCAGCACGGAGGTTGGCTTTATTACGTCCGTATCTGAATCGTTCTGCTCCTCCTGTACGCGGGCCCGGCTGTCTTCTGACGGCAAACTGTTTACCTGTCTGTTCGCTTCCGGCGGCTCAGATCTCAAGGCGATGATCCGCAGCGGGGCGAGTGACCAAAGCTTGCTCGCAGCCATCCAAAACGTATGGGAGCAGCGGAGTGACCGTTATTCCGATGAGCGGACGGAACAGACCGTGAAGAACAGAACCAAGATCGGCATGTCCTATATTGGAGGTTAG
- a CDS encoding nitrate/nitrite transporter produces the protein MIKKLQLPLQTLNLITGFMVWVIISSLMPFISEDISIPQGKLAMVTAIPVVLGSILRIPLGYYANILGARIIFMSSFILLLFPVYFISEASSVTHLMIGGVFLGIGGAVFSVGVTSLPKYFPKEKHGLVNGIYGIGNIGTAVTTFSAPMVAAQIGWASAIKLYLILLLVFIALNFFFGDRHEPKLKTPIIEQIKGVSRNEKLWLFSLFYFITFGSFVAFTIYLPNFLVSNFGLEKVDAGMRTAGFIAVATFFRPIGGWLGDKFQPLFLLIGTFSIYTVAAIILAFMPDMGLYTAGCLAIAVSAGIGNGVIFKLVPLYFNKQAGIANGIVSMMGGLGGFFPPIMLSVIYSATGQYSIGFMLLSQVALASLVLVVWLYFQDRLALTAEVFNSTGQGILVTDISGLIKSVNPAFTKLTGYTEEEVLGRQPSILKSGRQSKDFYLGMWREIREKGMWQGEIWNKRKNGEEYLQWLNISAVKDETGEDVRYVGTFSDITQK, from the coding sequence ATGATAAAAAAATTGCAGTTGCCGCTACAAACATTAAACTTGATTACCGGATTCATGGTGTGGGTGATCATCTCTTCCCTGATGCCCTTTATTTCGGAGGATATCAGCATCCCGCAGGGAAAATTGGCGATGGTTACGGCCATTCCGGTTGTACTCGGTTCTATACTAAGAATTCCTCTTGGGTATTATGCCAACATTCTGGGTGCCCGCATTATCTTTATGTCCAGCTTTATTCTGCTTTTATTTCCGGTCTATTTTATCAGTGAAGCTTCTTCGGTAACCCATTTAATGATCGGCGGAGTGTTCCTTGGCATCGGCGGAGCCGTATTTTCTGTAGGCGTGACCTCCCTGCCCAAGTATTTCCCCAAAGAGAAGCATGGTCTGGTCAACGGGATCTATGGAATCGGGAATATCGGAACGGCGGTCACTACCTTCTCGGCTCCGATGGTGGCTGCGCAGATTGGCTGGGCGTCTGCGATTAAGCTATATCTGATTCTGTTACTGGTGTTTATCGCATTGAATTTCTTCTTCGGCGACCGTCATGAGCCCAAGCTCAAAACACCGATTATCGAACAGATCAAGGGTGTATCCAGGAATGAAAAGCTCTGGCTGTTCTCGCTTTTCTATTTCATAACATTCGGCTCCTTCGTTGCCTTTACCATTTATCTGCCGAACTTTCTGGTCTCGAATTTCGGTCTGGAAAAGGTGGATGCAGGCATGCGAACCGCCGGCTTCATTGCTGTGGCAACGTTCTTCCGGCCCATAGGCGGCTGGCTCGGTGATAAATTTCAGCCGCTGTTCCTGCTGATCGGCACCTTCAGTATCTATACGGTAGCAGCAATCATCCTGGCCTTTATGCCGGATATGGGCCTGTATACCGCGGGATGCCTTGCGATTGCCGTAAGTGCGGGAATCGGTAACGGGGTTATTTTCAAATTAGTCCCCCTGTACTTCAATAAGCAGGCGGGGATTGCCAACGGGATCGTGTCGATGATGGGCGGTCTGGGCGGATTTTTCCCTCCGATTATGCTGTCGGTGATTTATTCGGCGACCGGGCAATATTCGATAGGATTCATGCTGCTCTCACAGGTGGCGCTGGCCAGTCTGGTGCTGGTAGTGTGGCTCTATTTTCAGGACCGGCTTGCGCTTACCGCTGAAGTGTTCAACTCCACCGGGCAGGGTATTCTTGTAACGGATATCTCGGGCCTGATTAAGTCAGTGAATCCGGCATTTACGAAGCTCACAGGCTACACCGAAGAGGAAGTGCTCGGCAGACAGCCCAGCATTCTGAAGTCAGGCCGCCAATCCAAGGATTTCTACCTCGGCATGTGGAGGGAGATCAGGGAAAAGGGCATGTGGCAGGGAGAAATCTGGAACAAGCGCAAGAACGGCGAAGAGTATTTGCAGTGGCTGAATATCAGCGCTGTGAAGGATGAGACCGGCGAAGATGTCCGGTATGTGGGTACCTTCAGCGATATTACGCAGAAATAA
- a CDS encoding hemerythrin domain-containing protein has product MPEYTELQFTTPAMRILENEHRYLSFLMEEWHAIVLWFEQEHIRLDEVRIRLQELRQAILEFTGPLKKHTMKEETHFFPLLGTYIGFEQGPLVGIQEEHREIDGYIGHFLHHTEGGPDLLSLEDIRAAVRDAGEAFEVLTVHFVKEETVIFPMAEHQLSAKDKERLCQKLNTLIT; this is encoded by the coding sequence ATGCCGGAATATACAGAGTTGCAGTTCACAACGCCCGCCATGCGCATTCTTGAGAATGAGCACCGCTATTTATCTTTTTTAATGGAAGAATGGCATGCCATCGTACTTTGGTTTGAACAGGAACATATCCGTCTGGATGAGGTCAGGATACGGCTTCAAGAGCTGCGGCAGGCGATCCTGGAGTTTACCGGTCCGCTGAAGAAGCATACTATGAAGGAAGAGACGCATTTTTTCCCGCTGCTGGGCACTTATATCGGGTTTGAACAAGGACCGCTGGTTGGAATTCAGGAGGAACACCGCGAAATTGACGGGTATATCGGGCATTTCCTGCATCACACAGAAGGCGGGCCAGACCTGCTGTCTCTGGAAGATATCCGTGCTGCTGTCAGAGATGCAGGGGAGGCTTTTGAGGTACTGACGGTACACTTTGTAAAAGAAGAAACGGTCATTTTTCCGATGGCCGAACATCAGCTGAGTGCGAAGGACAAAGAGCGGTTATGCCAGAAGCTGAACACGCTTATTACATGA
- a CDS encoding response regulator transcription factor, whose protein sequence is MKIVIADDHAIVRSGFSMILNFQDDIEVIGAAADGREAYALVAKFRPNILIMDLSMPPGESGLVATGKIKEDYPDTKILILTMHDDDEYLFHVLKNGASGYVLKSAPDEELLLAIRTIYEGGTYIHPKMATSLVREFIKQEKTAGTEDLFELLSKRELEILPLIAKGYGNKEIAERLFISVKTVEAHKAKIMEKLNLKSRPELVEYALKKKMLDF, encoded by the coding sequence ATGAAGATTGTCATCGCAGACGACCATGCGATCGTACGCAGCGGGTTCTCCATGATTCTCAATTTTCAGGATGACATTGAAGTGATCGGAGCGGCGGCAGACGGCAGGGAAGCTTATGCACTGGTCGCCAAATTCCGTCCGAATATTCTTATTATGGATCTAAGCATGCCCCCGGGAGAAAGCGGGCTGGTTGCGACTGGCAAGATTAAAGAGGATTACCCCGATACCAAAATCCTGATCCTGACGATGCATGATGATGATGAATACCTCTTTCATGTATTGAAGAACGGAGCCTCCGGTTATGTGCTCAAAAGTGCGCCGGACGAGGAACTTCTGCTGGCCATCCGGACCATCTATGAAGGGGGTACCTATATCCATCCCAAGATGGCCACCTCTCTTGTCCGTGAGTTCATCAAGCAGGAGAAAACCGCCGGGACAGAAGACCTGTTTGAGCTGTTGTCTAAGCGGGAGCTGGAGATTTTGCCGCTTATTGCCAAAGGTTACGGAAATAAAGAAATAGCAGAAAGGCTATTCATTTCTGTGAAAACGGTAGAAGCCCACAAAGCGAAAATTATGGAGAAATTGAATCTTAAAAGCCGGCCTGAGCTGGTCGAATATGCTTTGAAGAAAAAAATGCTGGATTTCTAA
- a CDS encoding sensor histidine kinase, which translates to MTKLFENSTEAMFFFDREGKALAMNPAAENIIDKDILKQLYQGNPKALCGTCRGYTSETELRTCLDCYLNTPDSEEFTSYQVYLETKDKGIVPYAATFHTIDYENDIRVFMLRDLTRQFKTQEKFYQNKMMKHIIEAQENERKRISRELHDSVAQELMSAVIDLRVLKYMTADEQLLKKVKQTEVSMTRLLQDIRNLSVELRPAALDDFGLEAAFRSHFKRMEQSYGLVIEYESRLADRRYESEIETVVYRVCQEAVLNALKYAQVDTVKVSLTEKDGVLRLLIEDEGIGFNQGDEPSGTGLGLFGMQERAELVGGTFNVDSGIGRGTRILLQVPVGFARGKE; encoded by the coding sequence ATGACGAAGCTGTTCGAGAACAGCACGGAAGCGATGTTCTTTTTTGACCGGGAAGGGAAAGCGCTGGCGATGAATCCCGCTGCTGAGAATATTATAGACAAGGATATTCTGAAGCAGCTGTATCAGGGAAATCCGAAGGCGCTTTGCGGCACCTGCCGGGGATACACCAGTGAGACGGAGCTTCGCACTTGTCTGGATTGTTATTTGAATACCCCGGACTCCGAGGAGTTCACTTCCTATCAAGTCTATCTGGAGACGAAGGATAAGGGGATCGTTCCTTATGCCGCGACCTTTCATACGATAGACTACGAGAATGATATTAGAGTGTTTATGCTTAGGGATTTAACCAGACAGTTCAAGACCCAAGAGAAGTTCTATCAGAACAAAATGATGAAGCATATCATTGAGGCGCAGGAGAATGAACGCAAGCGGATTTCCCGTGAGCTCCATGACAGTGTAGCCCAAGAGCTGATGAGCGCCGTGATTGATCTGCGGGTACTGAAATATATGACAGCCGATGAGCAGCTGCTGAAGAAAGTGAAGCAGACTGAAGTTTCCATGACAAGGCTTCTGCAGGATATCCGCAACCTCTCGGTGGAGCTCAGGCCGGCTGCACTGGATGACTTCGGACTGGAGGCTGCATTCCGTTCACACTTCAAGCGGATGGAGCAAAGCTATGGGCTTGTCATTGAATATGAGTCCCGGCTAGCGGACAGACGGTATGAGAGTGAGATCGAAACCGTTGTGTACCGTGTGTGCCAGGAGGCTGTCTTGAACGCTCTGAAGTATGCCCAGGTAGATACAGTCAAAGTATCCCTTACCGAAAAGGACGGTGTGCTGCGCCTTCTGATTGAGGATGAGGGGATTGGCTTCAATCAGGGTGACGAGCCCAGTGGTACCGGACTTGGCCTCTTTGGCATGCAGGAACGGGCGGAGCTGGTGGGCGGCACCTTCAATGTAGATTCAGGGATAGGCAGGGGAACGAGAATTCTTTTGCAGGTTCCAGTAGGATTTGCCCGAGGAAAGGAATGA
- a CDS encoding GAF domain-containing protein, whose amino-acid sequence MTNKVDYQLELDRIRMDLGYDFMSLALAEPAEYDYVIRWKYASGNTNERYKRIVLQSGRGIAGIVFKTGKPFLLPSVQKDVKPDSLFNYPITKMENLNSIGAVPMWNDARVAGVLLGGFRGEREVTGEMLLALEATARKGIGDLNGKELLLS is encoded by the coding sequence TGGAGCTTGACCGGATCCGTATGGATTTAGGTTATGATTTCATGTCACTGGCACTGGCTGAACCCGCAGAATATGACTACGTTATCCGATGGAAATACGCCTCCGGGAACACGAATGAACGTTACAAGCGGATCGTTCTTCAATCCGGAAGAGGGATTGCGGGCATCGTGTTCAAGACCGGAAAACCGTTTCTACTCCCTTCTGTGCAGAAAGATGTGAAGCCTGATTCGTTATTTAATTATCCCATTACCAAGATGGAGAATCTGAACAGCATTGGTGCTGTACCCATGTGGAATGATGCCCGCGTCGCTGGTGTGCTTCTTGGCGGATTCAGGGGAGAGCGTGAGGTAACCGGTGAAATGCTGCTGGCCCTGGAAGCGACAGCGCGTAAGGGTATTGGAGACTTGAACGGGAAGGAATTGTTGCTGAGTTGA